The Streptomyces sp. NBC_01268 genome window below encodes:
- a CDS encoding 3-isopropylmalate dehydrogenase: MSHSIDLAVIPGDGIGQEVVAEGLKVLAAVLPQDVKLETKEYDFGAQRYHATGETLTDADLDALKGHDAILLGAIGDPSVPSGVLERGFLLKLRFAFDHHVNLRPSKLLPGVATPLAGQPEIDFVVVREGTEGPYTGNGGTIRKGTPHEVATEVSVNTAYGVERVVRDAFARAQARPRKKLTLVHKNNVLTFAGHLWTNIFTKVAAEFPEVTTDYLHVDAATIFLVTDPARFDVIVTDNLFGDIITDLAAAVSGGIGVAASGNINPGGEFPSMFEPVHGSAPDIAGQGKADPTATVLSVALLLRHLGYEAEAARIEEAVAADLTERGDTPRTTAEIGDALAVRVAS, translated from the coding sequence ATGTCTCACAGCATCGATCTCGCAGTCATCCCCGGCGACGGCATCGGCCAGGAGGTCGTGGCCGAGGGCCTCAAGGTCCTCGCGGCCGTCCTTCCCCAGGATGTGAAGCTGGAGACCAAGGAGTACGACTTCGGCGCCCAGCGCTACCACGCCACCGGTGAGACCCTCACCGACGCCGACCTCGACGCCCTCAAGGGCCACGACGCGATCCTGCTCGGCGCGATCGGCGACCCGTCGGTCCCGTCCGGCGTCCTGGAGCGGGGCTTCCTGCTGAAGCTGCGCTTCGCCTTCGACCACCACGTCAACCTGCGTCCCTCGAAGCTGCTCCCCGGTGTCGCGACCCCGCTCGCCGGCCAGCCCGAGATCGACTTCGTCGTCGTGCGCGAGGGCACCGAGGGCCCGTACACGGGCAACGGCGGCACCATCCGCAAGGGCACCCCGCACGAGGTCGCCACCGAGGTCTCCGTCAACACCGCCTACGGTGTCGAGCGCGTGGTCCGGGACGCCTTCGCCCGCGCCCAGGCCCGCCCCCGCAAGAAGCTCACGCTGGTCCACAAGAACAACGTGCTGACCTTCGCGGGCCACCTGTGGACGAACATCTTCACCAAGGTCGCGGCCGAGTTCCCCGAGGTCACCACCGACTACCTGCACGTCGACGCCGCGACGATCTTCCTCGTCACCGACCCGGCCCGCTTCGACGTCATCGTCACCGACAACCTCTTCGGCGACATCATCACCGACCTCGCCGCCGCCGTCTCCGGCGGGATCGGCGTCGCCGCCTCCGGGAACATCAACCCGGGCGGCGAGTTCCCGTCCATGTTCGAGCCGGTCCACGGCTCCGCACCGGACATCGCGGGCCAGGGCAAGGCCGACCCCACGGCCACCGTGCTCTCCGTCGCGCTGCTGCTGCGCCACCTCGGCTACGAGGCCGAGGCCGCCCGCATCGAGGAGGCGGTCGCCGCCGACCTCACCGAGCGCGGTGACACGCCCCGTACGACGGCCGAGATCGGCGACGCGCTCGCGGTACGCGTAGCGAGCTGA